The Luteimonas sp. YGD11-2 genome has a window encoding:
- a CDS encoding sulfotransferase gives MNPPDPAPVYRQAVDALNRSDWPRAYALASSLLPRCDDHGGVHFVAGVAAVHQHDNRRAYAHLRRAVQLSPTRPDYLAQLARVLAGARAMREALEAARHAVTLEPSDPISLDTLGVVFSQCNAYADAAAMFAKAVQLQPGAANMRFNLATALMFVGDLDGAEREYEACLALDPRYWKAHLALSQLRRQQPGSNHIERLQALLATVDGPAGRLYINLALEKELSDLGEHARSLQHLRAGKAAWRSTLDYDIGRDQRVFDAVRRAYDAAPQRTGHQSAEPIFILGMPRSGTTLVERILSSHPDVASAGELQNFGVALKRLSASTTPPMLDEDTLARAVDVDPAVLGRQYIDSTRPLTGSSPHFIDKLPHNFLYAGFIARALPEARMICLRRDPMDTVLGNFRQLFALSSPYYDYSFDVVDTARYYVLFDRLMAFWHERLPGRILEVRYEDVVRDQEAQTRRLLDHCGLPWDDVCLAFEKNAAPVATASLVQVRSPIYDTSIGRWKRYGDGLDDALAVLREAGLVDTSA, from the coding sequence TTGAACCCGCCCGATCCCGCGCCCGTCTACCGGCAGGCGGTCGATGCGCTGAACCGCAGCGACTGGCCGCGCGCCTACGCACTCGCGTCCTCGCTGCTGCCGCGCTGCGACGACCACGGCGGCGTGCATTTCGTCGCCGGCGTGGCGGCGGTGCACCAGCACGACAACCGTCGCGCGTATGCGCACCTGCGACGCGCCGTGCAGCTCAGTCCCACGCGCCCGGACTACCTCGCCCAGCTCGCGCGCGTGCTGGCCGGCGCACGGGCGATGCGTGAGGCATTGGAGGCAGCGCGACACGCCGTGACGCTGGAACCTTCGGATCCGATCTCGCTCGATACGCTGGGCGTGGTGTTCAGCCAGTGCAATGCCTATGCGGATGCGGCGGCGATGTTCGCCAAAGCGGTGCAGCTGCAGCCGGGTGCCGCCAACATGCGCTTCAACCTGGCGACGGCGCTGATGTTCGTCGGTGACCTCGACGGGGCCGAGCGCGAGTACGAAGCCTGTCTTGCCCTCGACCCCCGTTACTGGAAGGCGCACCTGGCGCTGTCCCAGCTGCGGCGCCAGCAACCCGGAAGCAACCACATCGAGCGGCTGCAGGCTCTGCTGGCCACGGTCGACGGCCCCGCGGGCAGGCTCTACATCAACCTCGCGCTGGAAAAGGAACTGTCGGATCTTGGCGAGCATGCGCGCTCCCTGCAGCATCTGCGCGCCGGCAAGGCCGCCTGGCGGTCGACCCTGGACTACGACATCGGCCGCGACCAGCGGGTCTTCGACGCGGTGCGGCGCGCGTACGACGCCGCACCGCAGCGCACGGGGCACCAGAGCGCGGAGCCGATCTTCATCCTCGGCATGCCGCGCTCCGGGACCACCCTGGTCGAGCGGATCCTGTCCAGCCATCCGGATGTCGCCTCGGCCGGCGAGCTGCAGAATTTCGGAGTGGCGCTCAAGCGCCTCTCCGCAAGCACCACGCCGCCGATGCTCGACGAGGACACGCTCGCGCGTGCGGTCGATGTCGATCCGGCCGTGCTCGGCCGGCAGTACATCGACAGCACGCGTCCGCTCACCGGCAGCAGCCCGCACTTCATCGACAAGCTGCCGCACAACTTCCTGTATGCCGGATTCATTGCACGCGCGCTGCCGGAGGCGCGCATGATCTGCCTGCGACGCGACCCGATGGACACCGTGCTCGGCAACTTCAGGCAGCTGTTCGCGCTGTCGTCGCCGTACTACGACTATTCGTTCGACGTCGTCGATACCGCCCGCTACTACGTGCTGTTCGACCGGCTGATGGCGTTCTGGCACGAGCGCCTGCCCGGGCGCATCCTCGAGGTGCGATACGAGGACGTCGTCCGCGACCAGGAAGCGCAGACGCGGCGGCTGCTCGACCATTGCGGCCTGCCCTGGGATGACGTCTGCCTGGCCTTCGAGAAGAACGCGGCACCGGTGGCGACCGCGAGCCTGGTGCAGGTGCGCTCGCCGATCTACGACACCTCGATCGGCCGCTGGAAGCGTTACGGCGACGGGCTCGACGATGCGCTCGCGGTGCTGCGCGAGGCGGGACTGGTCGATACGTCGGCCTGA
- a CDS encoding TraB/GumN family protein: MNLKTSFAALTLLGALAAGGPTAAQPAPGPAPTAAAKAPPVPLLWKASKGEDAVYLLGTFHLLRPDDYPVAAAIDDALQASQRLVLELDPAEMNSPTLGLKMAQAGMRTDGTLLDSELPPETAKALQTWLAGNAARVQPMGLTAQSVQMFEPWFIALTVTLVEMTGHGLDPSLGLDSHLAQRAAEAGKETVGLETGEAQIAFLDGMHRPEQLQFLREALDSSGEKGAQELDRLHDAWRRGDERTLWNEMAVRMRTEYPALYHRINVARNDAWLPKIEALFAEPGDSLVAVGALHLLGEDGVVHKLQQRGYEVERVEPATP; encoded by the coding sequence ATGAACCTGAAAACATCGTTCGCCGCACTGACGCTGCTGGGCGCACTCGCCGCAGGTGGCCCGACCGCCGCGCAGCCTGCCCCGGGCCCGGCGCCGACCGCGGCCGCGAAGGCGCCGCCGGTGCCGTTGCTGTGGAAGGCCAGCAAGGGCGAGGACGCCGTGTACCTGCTCGGCACCTTCCATCTGCTGCGGCCCGACGACTATCCGGTCGCCGCGGCAATCGACGACGCACTCCAGGCCTCGCAACGTCTGGTGCTCGAACTCGATCCGGCCGAGATGAACTCGCCCACGCTCGGTCTGAAGATGGCGCAGGCGGGCATGCGCACCGACGGCACCCTGCTCGACAGCGAGCTGCCGCCGGAAACCGCCAAGGCACTGCAGACCTGGCTGGCCGGCAATGCGGCCCGCGTGCAGCCGATGGGGCTGACCGCGCAGAGCGTGCAGATGTTCGAGCCGTGGTTCATCGCATTGACCGTCACCCTGGTGGAGATGACCGGCCACGGCCTCGATCCTTCGCTCGGGCTCGACAGCCACCTCGCGCAGCGTGCCGCCGAGGCCGGCAAGGAGACCGTCGGGCTGGAAACCGGCGAGGCGCAGATCGCCTTCCTGGACGGCATGCACCGCCCCGAACAGCTCCAGTTCCTGCGCGAGGCGCTGGACTCGAGCGGCGAGAAGGGCGCGCAGGAACTCGACCGGCTGCATGACGCCTGGCGTCGCGGCGACGAGCGCACGTTGTGGAACGAGATGGCGGTGCGCATGCGTACCGAATACCCGGCGCTCTATCACCGCATCAACGTTGCCCGCAACGACGCGTGGCTGCCGAAGATCGAGGCGCTGTTCGCCGAGCCCGGCGACAGCCTGGTCGCGGTCGGCGCGCTGCACCTGCTCGGCGAGGACGGCGTGGTCCACAAGCTGCAGCAGCGTGGCTACGAGGTGGAGCGCGTGGAACCGGCGACGCCTTGA
- the mutL gene encoding DNA mismatch repair endonuclease MutL: MRIRQLPETLANQIAAGEVVERPASVVKELVENALDAGAGRVDIELEEGGVRLIRVRDDGGGIPPDELPLAVSRHATSKIASLDDLEAVATLGFRGEALPSIASVSRFLLVSRTVDAAHASALAVEGGQLGALEPKAHPTGTTVEVRDLFYNVPARRKFLRAERTELGHVEDWLRSLALARPDVELRISHNGKPLRRYRGGGSLFEDGRLEETLGAEFARQALRVDHSAAGLRLSGWIARPAYSRASADQQHLYVNGRAVRDRSISHAVKQAYADVMYHLRQPAYVLFLELDPTRVDVNVHPAKHEVRFRDGRLLHEFVYRTLQGALADTRAGLGAAVASDASSLQPSPTSAFPASWAGRVEPREQSNLSLRVDELRAGYAALYGATTPALADGGAVVAGSQAMADADERGIPPLGFALAQLHGIYILSQAADGLIVVDMHAAHERIGYEKLKAAHDSEGLRMQPLLVPQTVAVAEREADIAEREAAVLAELGFDVSRAGPQSLLLRGVPALLAQGDTEALLRDVLADLREHGHSRRVRSARDELLSTMACHGSVRANRRLTVPEMNALLRQMEETERSGQCNHGRPTWTRFSLAEIDRWFMRGR; encoded by the coding sequence GTGCGCATCCGCCAGCTACCCGAGACCCTCGCCAACCAGATCGCCGCCGGCGAGGTCGTCGAACGCCCGGCATCCGTCGTCAAGGAACTGGTGGAGAACGCACTGGACGCGGGGGCAGGGCGCGTCGACATCGAACTCGAGGAAGGCGGCGTACGCCTGATCCGCGTGCGCGACGACGGCGGCGGCATCCCGCCCGACGAGCTTCCGCTCGCGGTTTCGCGCCACGCCACCAGCAAGATCGCATCGCTCGACGATCTCGAGGCGGTCGCCACCCTCGGCTTCCGCGGTGAGGCGCTGCCGTCGATCGCGTCGGTCAGCCGCTTCCTGCTGGTGTCGCGTACCGTCGATGCCGCCCATGCCAGCGCGCTCGCGGTGGAAGGCGGCCAGCTGGGCGCGCTGGAGCCCAAGGCGCACCCGACCGGCACCACCGTCGAGGTGCGCGACCTGTTCTACAACGTGCCGGCACGCCGCAAGTTCCTGCGTGCCGAGCGCACCGAGCTCGGCCATGTCGAGGACTGGCTGCGCTCGCTGGCGCTGGCCCGGCCTGACGTCGAGCTGCGCATCAGCCACAACGGCAAGCCGCTGCGGCGCTACCGCGGTGGTGGCTCGCTGTTCGAGGACGGCCGGCTTGAGGAAACCCTGGGCGCCGAATTCGCGCGCCAGGCGTTGCGCGTCGACCACAGCGCCGCGGGGCTGCGGCTGTCGGGCTGGATCGCGCGGCCGGCGTATTCGCGCGCCAGTGCAGACCAGCAGCATCTCTACGTCAACGGGCGTGCGGTGCGCGACCGCAGCATCAGCCATGCGGTGAAACAGGCGTACGCCGACGTGATGTACCACTTGCGCCAGCCGGCGTACGTGCTGTTCCTGGAACTCGACCCCACGCGCGTGGACGTCAACGTGCATCCGGCCAAGCATGAGGTGCGCTTCCGCGACGGACGCCTGCTGCACGAGTTCGTCTACCGCACCCTGCAGGGCGCGCTGGCCGACACCCGAGCAGGTCTCGGCGCAGCGGTGGCATCGGATGCGTCATCACTGCAGCCGTCCCCGACCTCGGCGTTTCCAGCATCCTGGGCAGGCCGCGTAGAGCCCCGCGAACAGTCCAATCTGTCGCTGCGGGTCGACGAACTGCGTGCCGGCTACGCGGCGCTGTATGGCGCGACGACGCCGGCGCTCGCCGATGGCGGGGCCGTGGTCGCGGGCAGCCAGGCGATGGCGGATGCCGACGAGCGCGGCATTCCGCCGCTGGGGTTCGCGCTGGCGCAGCTGCATGGCATCTACATCCTGAGCCAGGCCGCCGACGGCCTGATCGTCGTCGACATGCATGCCGCGCACGAGCGCATCGGCTACGAGAAGTTGAAGGCCGCGCACGACAGCGAAGGCCTGCGCATGCAGCCGCTGCTGGTGCCGCAGACGGTGGCGGTTGCCGAACGCGAGGCCGATATCGCCGAACGCGAGGCCGCGGTGCTGGCGGAACTCGGCTTCGACGTCTCGCGTGCCGGCCCGCAGTCGCTGCTGCTGCGTGGCGTGCCGGCGCTGCTGGCGCAGGGCGATACCGAGGCGCTGCTGCGCGACGTGCTCGCCGACCTGCGCGAACACGGCCACAGCCGCCGCGTGCGCAGTGCGCGCGACGAGCTGCTGTCGACGATGGCCTGCCATGGTTCCGTCCGTGCCAACCGCCGCCTCACCGTGCCGGAAATGAACGCCCTGCTGCGGCAGATGGAGGAGACGGAACGCTCCGGCCAGTGCAATCATGGGCGTCCGACCTGGACGCGGTTCAGCCTGGCCGAGATCGATCGCTGGTTCATGCGGGGACGCTGA
- the rnfB gene encoding Rnf electron transport complex subunit RnfB: MTAPALLVERLDRLLPQTQCGQCGFDGCRPYAEAMAMGEADIDRCPPGGDAGARALAHATGRVPRPYDRARGLHRPPLVALVVEPDCIGCTKCIRACPVDAIIGGAKRMHVVVEPLCTGCELCVPACPVDCIVLVPPLGDAPADAAQADVSTSPASRSTASASSSPSP; the protein is encoded by the coding sequence ATGACCGCTCCCGCCCTGCTTGTCGAACGCCTCGACCGCCTGTTGCCGCAGACCCAGTGCGGCCAGTGCGGCTTCGACGGTTGCCGCCCGTACGCGGAGGCGATGGCGATGGGCGAGGCCGATATCGACCGTTGCCCGCCGGGTGGCGATGCCGGCGCCCGCGCGCTTGCACACGCGACGGGTCGCGTGCCGCGTCCCTACGACCGCGCTCGCGGGCTGCACAGGCCGCCGCTGGTGGCGCTGGTGGTGGAGCCCGACTGCATCGGCTGCACCAAGTGCATCAGGGCCTGCCCGGTCGACGCCATCATCGGCGGCGCCAAGCGCATGCACGTGGTGGTCGAGCCGCTGTGCACCGGCTGCGAACTCTGCGTGCCGGCCTGCCCGGTGGACTGCATCGTGCTGGTGCCGCCGCTGGGCGACGCGCCTGCCGACGCCGCTCAGGCCGACGTATCGACCAGTCCCGCCTCGCGCAGCACCGCGAGCGCATCGTCGAGCCCGTCGCCGTAA
- the tsaE gene encoding tRNA (adenosine(37)-N6)-threonylcarbamoyltransferase complex ATPase subunit type 1 TsaE, translated as MELQLDDPAATAALAARLAESQPQGGAVVHLHGDLGAGKSTLARAWLRHLGVQGTVRSPTYTLVERYPLAGGREALHLDLYRIGDPGELEFLGLDEAAGALWLVEWPQRGAGALPAPDLAVHLAIAGDGRAIRIDACSPTGRAWLDRLDDAALVTVS; from the coding sequence CTGGAGCTGCAGCTCGATGATCCTGCCGCCACCGCCGCACTGGCGGCGAGGCTTGCGGAATCGCAACCGCAGGGTGGCGCGGTCGTGCATCTGCATGGCGACCTGGGTGCGGGCAAGTCCACGCTCGCCCGCGCCTGGCTCAGGCACCTCGGCGTGCAGGGCACGGTGCGCAGCCCGACCTATACGCTGGTCGAACGCTATCCGCTGGCCGGTGGGCGGGAGGCGCTGCATCTCGACCTGTACCGGATCGGCGATCCCGGTGAACTGGAATTCCTCGGTCTGGACGAGGCCGCAGGCGCGTTGTGGCTGGTCGAATGGCCGCAGCGCGGGGCCGGGGCACTGCCCGCCCCGGATCTGGCCGTGCATCTGGCGATCGCGGGGGACGGCCGCGCGATCCGCATCGACGCCTGTTCGCCCACGGGCCGGGCCTGGCTGGATCGGCTGGACGATGCCGCACTTGTGACGGTTTCCTGA
- a CDS encoding DUF1684 domain-containing protein produces MRKHGERRWGWGWLCLALPLLLLAACTRDAGGDIGPAAIDPDYVGGEQQWRLERARALQADDGWTTLVGLHWLELRAHYIGNGPRAGIDLGIGPPRLALVQQEAGEVYLTPERGVALTVNGEPLKGRVRLHPDRDEAPTRIGFDNGRGELGLIERGGRHALRVRHLDAPARSRFAGLRFWSPDPSWRMQATWVPHPPGQTLDIVNIVGQVDAMPNPGAVEFDRDGQSWRLEAVDGGDGLLVMFADGTSGHGSYGAGRYLDAPDPDGSGRLVLDFNRAYNPPCAYVRHATCPLPPPGNRLRLAIEAGEQAYPGEVL; encoded by the coding sequence ATGCGCAAACACGGGGAACGTCGGTGGGGATGGGGCTGGCTGTGCCTGGCACTGCCGCTGCTGCTGCTCGCGGCGTGCACGCGTGACGCAGGCGGCGACATCGGCCCCGCAGCGATCGACCCCGACTACGTGGGCGGCGAACAGCAGTGGCGGCTGGAGCGTGCGCGCGCGCTGCAGGCCGACGATGGCTGGACCACCCTGGTCGGGCTGCACTGGCTCGAACTCAGGGCCCACTACATCGGCAACGGGCCGCGCGCGGGCATCGACCTGGGCATCGGCCCGCCGCGGCTGGCGCTGGTGCAGCAGGAAGCGGGCGAGGTGTACCTCACCCCCGAGCGCGGTGTCGCACTGACCGTCAACGGCGAGCCGCTGAAGGGACGGGTGCGGCTGCATCCGGATCGCGATGAAGCACCGACGCGGATCGGCTTCGACAACGGCCGCGGCGAGCTCGGCCTGATCGAACGCGGTGGCCGCCACGCCCTGCGCGTGCGCCACCTCGACGCGCCGGCACGCAGCCGGTTCGCCGGCCTGCGGTTCTGGTCGCCGGACCCCTCATGGAGGATGCAGGCGACGTGGGTGCCGCACCCGCCCGGACAGACGCTCGACATCGTCAACATCGTGGGCCAGGTGGACGCGATGCCGAACCCCGGCGCGGTGGAGTTCGACCGCGACGGCCAGTCATGGCGGCTGGAGGCCGTGGACGGCGGCGACGGCCTGCTGGTGATGTTCGCCGACGGCACCAGCGGCCATGGCAGTTACGGCGCCGGACGCTATCTCGATGCCCCGGATCCGGACGGCAGCGGCCGGCTCGTGCTCGACTTCAACCGTGCCTACAACCCGCCGTGCGCCTATGTCCGCCACGCCACCTGTCCGCTACCGCCGCCAGGCAACCGCCTGCGGCTGGCGATCGAAGCGGGCGAACAGGCGTATCCGGGCGAAGTGCTCTGA
- a CDS encoding NAD(P)H-hydrate dehydratase, whose translation MSESAPGASGFLYANAALRVLEQAAIEDAGGDGFALMARAGAAACRVALARWPQARRIVVVCGPGNNGGDGHVFARHALQAGRDVRVVHAQAYMPRSALAQRAAREFIAAGGSVGTFEGPLEPCDLVVDAVLGIGLARAPDADLSALLHAINAADAPVFALDVPSGVDAGSGEVHDGAVRATLTLQFLAAHLGLQTGPAIDHAGERLLDTLHVPAAVHARVQADAQWFGPAALGGWLARRPRNSHKGDAGHVLCVGGDHGRGGAVLLAAEGALRSGAGLVSVATRATHVAPMLARRPEAMPHAVDDVSSLQPLLDAATVVAVGPGLGTAAWGEALYAAALASGRSLVLDADALNLLARRGDRLPADTVLTPHPGEAARLLGCDVAGVQRDRYAAVQALAARYGCCVTLKGAGSLVAIPHCMPRLIAAGNPGMAVGGMGDVLTGCVAALRAQGMDPFDAATAGALLHAHAGDRAADGGGERGLLPSDLFSHLRRAANP comes from the coding sequence ATGAGCGAATCCGCACCCGGCGCGTCCGGTTTCCTGTACGCCAACGCCGCGCTGCGGGTGCTGGAGCAGGCCGCGATCGAGGATGCCGGTGGCGACGGATTTGCGCTGATGGCGCGCGCCGGTGCAGCCGCCTGCAGGGTCGCGCTGGCGCGCTGGCCGCAGGCAAGACGGATCGTGGTGGTGTGTGGCCCCGGCAACAACGGCGGCGATGGCCATGTCTTCGCGCGGCATGCGTTGCAGGCCGGTCGCGACGTGCGCGTGGTGCACGCGCAGGCGTACATGCCGCGCAGCGCGCTGGCGCAACGTGCTGCGCGGGAATTCATCGCCGCAGGCGGCAGCGTCGGAACGTTCGAGGGCCCGCTTGAGCCCTGTGACCTGGTCGTGGATGCGGTGCTGGGCATCGGCCTCGCGCGCGCGCCGGATGCGGACCTGTCCGCGCTGCTGCACGCGATCAACGCAGCCGATGCGCCGGTGTTCGCGCTCGATGTGCCCAGCGGCGTGGATGCCGGCAGCGGTGAAGTGCACGACGGCGCTGTCCGCGCCACGCTGACGCTGCAGTTCCTTGCCGCGCACCTGGGGCTGCAGACCGGCCCGGCGATCGACCATGCCGGCGAGCGCCTGCTGGACACGCTGCACGTGCCTGCGGCAGTGCACGCGCGGGTGCAGGCCGATGCGCAGTGGTTCGGCCCGGCAGCGCTGGGCGGGTGGCTTGCGCGGCGGCCGCGCAACAGCCACAAGGGCGATGCGGGCCATGTGCTGTGCGTCGGGGGCGACCATGGCAGGGGCGGCGCGGTACTGCTGGCCGCCGAGGGCGCGCTGCGTAGCGGTGCCGGGCTGGTCAGCGTGGCGACGCGCGCAACGCACGTGGCGCCGATGCTGGCGCGCCGCCCGGAAGCCATGCCGCACGCGGTGGACGATGTGTCCTCGCTGCAGCCATTGCTCGATGCCGCCACCGTCGTCGCGGTGGGCCCCGGGCTGGGGACTGCAGCTTGGGGCGAGGCGCTGTACGCGGCGGCGCTCGCAAGTGGCCGGTCGCTGGTCCTCGATGCCGATGCGCTGAACCTGCTCGCCCGCCGTGGTGATCGCCTGCCGGCCGATACGGTGCTGACCCCGCATCCGGGCGAGGCCGCGCGCCTGCTTGGATGCGATGTCGCCGGTGTGCAGCGTGACCGCTACGCTGCGGTGCAGGCGCTGGCAGCGCGCTACGGCTGCTGCGTGACCCTGAAGGGCGCCGGCAGCCTGGTGGCGATACCGCACTGCATGCCACGGCTGATCGCGGCCGGAAACCCGGGCATGGCGGTCGGTGGGATGGGCGATGTGCTGACCGGCTGCGTGGCGGCACTCCGAGCGCAGGGCATGGATCCGTTCGACGCCGCGACCGCGGGTGCGTTGCTGCACGCGCATGCCGGCGACCGCGCGGCCGACGGCGGCGGCGAACGTGGCCTGCTGCCGTCGGACCTGTTTTCCCATCTGCGCAGGGCTGCGAATCCGTGA
- a CDS encoding HAD family hydrolase: MDGPSRQLALFDFDHTVTHCDTYSRFLRRVATPAQLVRARWAIGPWLVGYRAGVVPAADIRRRVTRFAFAGRDAGEIAEHAVDYARDELPGLVRPEALRRIEWHREQGHALVLVSASLDLYLAPWCEAHGFDLVCNRLEQLDGRLTGRYQGDDLGACKAREIRARFDPAAFERVYAYGDSREDRPMLALAHERWYRGRRIA, encoded by the coding sequence ATGGATGGCCCGTCGCGGCAGCTGGCGCTGTTCGATTTCGACCACACGGTCACCCATTGCGATACCTATTCGCGGTTCCTGCGCCGCGTCGCGACGCCCGCGCAGCTGGTGCGGGCGCGCTGGGCGATCGGGCCGTGGCTCGTCGGTTATCGCGCCGGCGTGGTCCCGGCGGCCGACATCCGCCGCCGGGTGACGCGTTTCGCCTTCGCCGGCCGTGACGCTGGCGAGATCGCCGAACACGCTGTCGACTATGCGCGCGACGAACTTCCCGGGCTGGTGCGGCCGGAGGCGTTGCGGCGGATCGAATGGCACCGCGAGCAGGGCCATGCGCTGGTGCTGGTATCGGCCTCGCTCGACCTCTACCTCGCGCCATGGTGCGAGGCCCACGGATTCGACCTTGTCTGCAACCGGCTCGAACAGCTCGACGGTCGCCTGACCGGGCGCTACCAGGGCGACGATCTTGGCGCCTGCAAGGCACGCGAAATCCGCGCGCGATTCGATCCCGCGGCATTCGAGCGCGTGTACGCATATGGCGACAGCCGTGAGGACCGGCCGATGCTGGCACTTGCCCACGAACGCTGGTACCGCGGCAGGCGCATTGCCTGA
- a CDS encoding N-acetylmuramoyl-L-alanine amidase, whose translation MRARGARIQELLLGLALLAGLVWSVVAKAAEVGGVQLAAGATGTRAELVLPAEVEFRTLNLADPHRLVVDLPGTTLPRNLQLPAPAGLVKAVRSGQPQPGTSRIVFDLHQPVVALKPRFEPAANGVRLVLEWPDDGDVVSGPAVAAAVAGAGSAPAPAPAPVPAVAVPAAPSVDPVAASNDATSRLIAGSVQPPPTPRPAPASVAARPQGDDVAASSAATSRLISEIAASRATPPATAAAQVAAATPPPARPAATPAASQQSPAPATRAPQASATPAPPLARAISPAGTRPLVIAIDAGHGGQDPGAVGPTGQREKDITLAIARELARQVDATPGLKAYLTRDRDVFLPLNRRTQLARQAGADMFISIHADAAPNRNAKGSSVYVLSLRGASSQRARWLADKENAADLIGGVRLQEADGTLASVLLDLTQSGQMKASEDAGQHVLAGLKRIGNNHKPHIERANFAVLRTSDMPAMLVETAFLSNPEEEQRLIDPRFQSTVARAVLDGVNTYFSNQPPPGTLYAARAAAAAGNNGQGGSP comes from the coding sequence ATGCGCGCCCGGGGAGCTCGAATCCAGGAACTTCTGTTGGGGCTGGCCCTCCTGGCCGGCCTTGTCTGGAGTGTCGTGGCCAAAGCCGCGGAAGTCGGCGGTGTACAGCTCGCTGCCGGCGCCACCGGCACCCGCGCCGAGCTGGTGCTGCCCGCCGAAGTCGAGTTCCGTACCCTCAACCTCGCCGATCCGCATCGGCTGGTGGTCGACCTCCCGGGCACCACGCTGCCACGGAACCTGCAGTTGCCGGCGCCGGCAGGCCTGGTGAAGGCGGTCCGCAGCGGCCAGCCCCAGCCCGGTACCAGCCGGATCGTGTTCGACCTGCACCAGCCGGTGGTCGCGCTGAAGCCGCGTTTCGAGCCCGCCGCCAATGGCGTGCGGCTGGTGCTGGAATGGCCGGACGATGGCGATGTCGTGTCCGGCCCGGCGGTCGCCGCGGCCGTGGCAGGCGCCGGATCGGCTCCGGCTCCGGCTCCGGCCCCGGTGCCCGCTGTGGCCGTACCTGCTGCGCCCAGCGTCGATCCGGTCGCGGCGTCAAACGACGCGACCTCGCGGCTGATCGCCGGGAGCGTGCAGCCGCCTCCCACGCCACGGCCGGCGCCGGCGTCGGTTGCGGCCCGTCCGCAAGGCGATGACGTCGCCGCGTCGAGTGCGGCCACCTCGCGGCTGATCTCGGAAATCGCCGCGTCCCGCGCCACGCCTCCCGCAACCGCCGCGGCGCAGGTCGCGGCCGCCACACCGCCGCCAGCGCGCCCCGCGGCCACTCCCGCGGCCTCACAGCAATCCCCGGCGCCCGCGACGCGCGCACCGCAGGCCAGCGCCACGCCGGCGCCGCCCCTCGCGCGCGCCATCAGCCCCGCCGGCACGCGCCCGCTGGTGATCGCCATCGATGCCGGGCATGGCGGGCAGGATCCCGGCGCGGTCGGCCCGACCGGCCAGCGCGAGAAGGACATCACCCTGGCCATCGCCCGGGAACTCGCGCGGCAGGTGGATGCCACGCCGGGCCTCAAGGCCTACCTGACCCGCGACCGCGACGTGTTCCTGCCGTTGAACCGCCGCACCCAGCTGGCGCGCCAGGCCGGCGCCGACATGTTCATCTCGATCCACGCCGATGCCGCTCCCAACCGCAATGCCAAGGGTTCGTCGGTGTACGTGCTGTCGCTGCGCGGGGCGTCGTCGCAGCGCGCGCGCTGGCTGGCGGACAAGGAGAACGCGGCCGACCTGATCGGTGGCGTGCGCCTGCAGGAAGCCGATGGCACGCTGGCATCGGTGCTGCTCGACCTCACCCAGAGCGGGCAGATGAAAGCATCCGAGGATGCCGGCCAGCATGTGCTCGCCGGGCTCAAGCGCATCGGCAACAACCACAAGCCGCATATCGAGCGCGCCAACTTCGCGGTGCTGCGCACCTCCGACATGCCGGCGATGCTGGTGGAGACTGCGTTCCTCTCCAACCCGGAAGAGGAGCAGCGGCTGATCGATCCGCGCTTCCAGTCCACCGTGGCGCGTGCGGTGCTCGACGGCGTCAACACCTATTTCTCCAACCAGCCGCCGCCGGGCACGCTGTATGCCGCGCGCGCTGCGGCCGCGGCAGGCAACAACGGGCAGGGCGGCAGCCCCTGA